A section of the Pedobacter sp. HDW13 genome encodes:
- a CDS encoding RagB/SusD family nutrient uptake outer membrane protein: MNNYKKYFAIICLLFAFGCSKRFEAEPLDRITGDLIFDPVDKNADYAKQFLNGTYLLLPDWYNRIDGSFLDAGTDDAVPSRIGTQAEFYRTGRISSTTLPDDVWSRNYLGIRRANLFLSKIDVVPTTAVLKTQFKAEARFLRAYFYFEMVKRWGGVPLIGDKVYTINDNINVPRNTLDECYAYIVAELDAIKNDLLPYGITDGDWGRANIGAAMALKSRVLLYAASPLSNPTNNTQKWTLAAQAAADVKALGYTLVTDWIANFNATKNTEFIFIKQNALNTNIEINNGPIGYLQGVGLTSPSQNLVDAFLMLDGKAISDAGSTYDQNNPYLNRDPRLTATIMHNGKNWLSRPVETFEGGQDKPGGNRTQTRTGYYLRKFMGKFETSTTYTNQAHHVILFRYAEILLNHAEALNESGGPVADIVNNLVLIRKRAGILPGSNNLYGLSLTLSKDELRKIIQNERRIEFAFEEHRTWDLRRWKLAEIELNKPVRGVQIIKNGTALSYSYFNAANAVFDTKMYWYPIPQAEILSNNKMVQNPGWSN, from the coding sequence ATGAATAATTATAAAAAATACTTCGCTATAATCTGCTTGTTATTTGCTTTTGGCTGTTCGAAAAGATTCGAAGCAGAGCCTTTAGACCGGATAACAGGGGATTTAATTTTTGATCCGGTTGATAAAAATGCCGACTATGCAAAACAATTTTTAAACGGAACCTATCTCTTGTTACCCGATTGGTATAACAGGATAGATGGCAGCTTTTTAGATGCCGGAACAGACGATGCGGTGCCTTCGAGGATTGGTACACAGGCCGAGTTTTATCGTACCGGCAGAATATCATCTACAACACTTCCTGATGATGTTTGGAGTAGGAATTATCTGGGCATAAGAAGAGCTAATCTTTTTTTAAGCAAAATTGATGTAGTACCAACTACTGCGGTGCTAAAAACACAATTTAAAGCTGAAGCAAGATTTTTGAGGGCCTATTTTTACTTCGAAATGGTTAAGCGTTGGGGCGGTGTACCTTTAATTGGCGATAAGGTATATACCATTAATGACAATATAAATGTGCCAAGAAATACCCTGGATGAATGTTATGCCTATATCGTTGCTGAGTTAGACGCCATAAAAAACGATCTGTTGCCATACGGCATTACCGATGGAGATTGGGGCAGGGCGAATATAGGAGCTGCAATGGCACTAAAATCGAGAGTGCTTTTGTATGCTGCCAGCCCTTTAAGCAATCCAACAAATAATACGCAGAAATGGACTTTGGCCGCACAGGCAGCTGCGGATGTTAAAGCATTAGGTTATACCCTGGTAACCGATTGGATTGCCAATTTCAATGCCACTAAAAATACCGAGTTTATTTTTATTAAACAGAACGCATTAAATACAAATATCGAAATCAATAATGGGCCAATAGGATATTTACAGGGTGTTGGATTAACCAGTCCGTCGCAAAACCTGGTAGATGCGTTTTTGATGCTTGATGGAAAGGCGATTTCTGATGCAGGATCGACATACGATCAGAACAACCCTTATCTAAACAGAGATCCAAGGTTAACGGCAACCATTATGCATAATGGCAAAAATTGGCTGAGCAGACCAGTTGAAACATTTGAGGGTGGACAAGATAAGCCCGGAGGAAACAGAACGCAAACCAGAACCGGTTATTACCTCAGAAAATTCATGGGGAAATTTGAAACTTCTACCACATACACCAACCAGGCACACCATGTAATCTTATTCAGGTATGCCGAAATTTTATTAAACCACGCAGAAGCTTTAAATGAGTCGGGTGGCCCGGTTGCAGATATCGTTAACAACCTGGTTTTAATTAGAAAAAGAGCAGGTATTCTTCCAGGTAGCAATAATCTTTACGGCTTATCGCTCACACTGAGCAAAGACGAATTGCGTAAAATAATTCAAAACGAGCGCCGTATAGAATTTGCTTTTGAAGAGCATAGAACCTGGGATTTGAGAAGGTGGAAGCTTGCTGAAATTGAATTAAATAAACCAGTTAGAGGTGTGCAGATTATCAAAAACGGAACGGCCTTATCTTACAGCTATTTCAATGCTGCCAATGCTGTTTTCGATACTAAAATGTATTGGTACCCTATACCACAGGCCGAAATATTAAGCAATAACAAAATGGTTCAAAATCCAGGATGGTCTAATTAG